In one window of Demequina sp. NBRC 110054 DNA:
- a CDS encoding 2-hydroxyacid dehydrogenase — translation MITVAVPDQEVADALGDLGDDVRLVLWSPKESDAPEAERDRIDLVCVPHLHGGRHVYGRMGACTNLKAIQIPSAGFEHVAHLVPDGVVLANARGVHDTRVAEATLALALMSRRRLPQYVEAQHRGVWEQDPWTPSLADSRALIVGYGSIAEAIAVRFRACEVHVEGVARSARTAPDGTAVHAVADLPALLPDFDVVVIVTPHDESTDKLVNAEFLAAMPDGALLVNVGRGKVVDTDALLGELKSGRLHAALDVTDPEPLPEGHPLWSAPNCLITPHIAGFEVLTNHRYTDLVRRQVEALRSGGELVNAVMVGSASR, via the coding sequence ATGATCACCGTCGCCGTGCCCGACCAGGAGGTGGCCGACGCGCTGGGGGACCTCGGAGACGATGTCCGCCTGGTGCTGTGGAGCCCCAAGGAGAGCGACGCCCCCGAGGCCGAGCGCGATCGCATCGACCTAGTGTGCGTCCCTCACCTGCACGGCGGGCGCCACGTGTACGGCCGTATGGGCGCGTGCACCAACCTCAAGGCGATCCAGATCCCGAGCGCGGGCTTCGAGCACGTCGCGCACCTCGTGCCCGACGGCGTGGTGCTCGCGAACGCCAGGGGAGTGCACGACACTCGCGTCGCCGAGGCGACGCTCGCGCTCGCGCTCATGTCCCGCCGCAGGCTGCCGCAGTACGTCGAGGCGCAGCATCGCGGCGTGTGGGAGCAGGACCCGTGGACGCCCTCGCTCGCGGACTCGCGCGCGCTGATCGTCGGCTATGGCTCGATCGCCGAGGCGATCGCGGTGCGCTTCCGGGCCTGCGAGGTGCACGTGGAGGGCGTCGCGCGCTCCGCTCGCACCGCGCCCGACGGCACCGCGGTCCACGCCGTCGCCGACCTGCCTGCGCTGCTTCCCGACTTCGACGTCGTGGTGATCGTGACGCCGCACGACGAGTCGACTGACAAGCTCGTGAATGCCGAGTTCCTTGCCGCGATGCCCGACGGCGCGCTGCTCGTGAACGTCGGCCGCGGCAAGGTGGTCGACACCGACGCGCTGCTGGGGGAGCTCAAGTCCGGCCGGCTGCACGCGGCGCTCGACGTCACGGACCCCGAGCCGCTGCCCGAGGGGCACCCGCTATGGTCCGCGCCGAACTGCCTCATCACGCCGCACATCGCGGGCTTCGAGGTGCTCACCAACCATCGCTACACGGATCTGGTGCGCCGACAGGTGGAGGCGCTGCGCTCGGGAGGCGAGCTCGTCAACGCCGTGATGGTGGGGTCCGCTTCGCGTTAG
- a CDS encoding DUF1801 domain-containing protein has translation MAYDDVDAWLAHYDNPMRDVVQRVRLILLSSDDRIDECIKWKTPTFTYKGNLASFFPNSRNHATLMFHHGALIPGKYPHLEGSGKAGRVMKIASIAEAEEYREEIGEIVASWIQWRDSMEHAAAS, from the coding sequence ATGGCGTATGACGACGTGGATGCCTGGCTGGCTCACTACGACAACCCCATGCGGGATGTCGTCCAGCGTGTGCGCCTGATTCTGCTGTCGTCTGACGACCGCATCGACGAGTGCATCAAGTGGAAGACGCCGACCTTCACCTACAAGGGGAATCTCGCCTCGTTCTTCCCGAACTCGCGCAACCACGCGACGCTGATGTTCCACCACGGGGCGCTCATCCCGGGCAAGTACCCGCACCTCGAGGGCTCCGGCAAGGCGGGCCGAGTCATGAAGATCGCCTCGATCGCCGAGGCTGAGGAGTACCGCGAGGAGATCGGCGAGATCGTCGCCTCGTGGATCCAGTGGCGCGACTCGATGGAGCACGCGGCCGCGTCCTAA
- a CDS encoding deoxyribodipyrimidine photo-lyase — MTLWWARRDLRLADNPALLEAQADGPAAAVFAWTPALHFWSGRRRAHLARVLWSLDQDTDGALGVRRGPAPDVVLAAARETDSRIVHAAREFSPAGVREQEEVRAALEADGRELHLIGSPYAVAPGRVTKSDGTPYKVFTPFSHAWRDHGWHSPAPTADASSMRALTSDMSLDQQAAHGDAEDPLSETHEFRESQILEDLRAFIEGDLARYAAERDRPDLDSTSHLSVPLAFGQLHPRTILAATGAVRSDAARVFESEVAWREFHADVLHHHPSAQRESLTPVLPDDAWVTGRDANDAFRAWRLGETGFPLVDAGMRQLAATGTMHNRVRMVVASFLVKDLHVPWQRGADHFRRALLDYDHAQNQLNWQWVAGTGRDASPFFRIFNPETQAEKFDPDRRYRRRWIPELDTPGYPMPMVDHKAEREVSLAALKQRKSV; from the coding sequence ATGACTCTGTGGTGGGCACGACGCGACCTTCGGCTGGCCGACAACCCCGCACTCCTCGAGGCCCAGGCAGACGGACCCGCCGCCGCGGTGTTCGCCTGGACCCCCGCGCTTCACTTCTGGTCGGGCCGGCGCCGCGCGCACCTCGCACGCGTCCTCTGGAGCCTCGATCAGGACACCGACGGAGCACTCGGAGTCCGGCGCGGCCCGGCCCCCGACGTCGTCCTGGCGGCCGCCCGCGAGACCGACTCCCGCATCGTCCATGCGGCACGCGAGTTCAGCCCCGCCGGGGTGCGCGAGCAGGAGGAGGTACGCGCGGCGCTCGAGGCTGACGGCCGCGAGCTGCACCTGATCGGCAGCCCGTACGCCGTCGCCCCCGGCCGCGTCACCAAGTCCGACGGGACCCCGTACAAGGTGTTCACGCCCTTCTCGCATGCGTGGCGCGACCACGGCTGGCACTCCCCCGCCCCTACGGCGGACGCGTCTTCGATGCGCGCGCTCACCTCCGACATGAGCCTCGACCAGCAGGCGGCGCACGGCGACGCCGAGGACCCGCTGTCGGAGACCCACGAGTTCCGCGAGTCGCAGATCCTTGAGGACCTGCGAGCCTTCATCGAGGGCGATCTGGCTCGCTACGCCGCCGAGCGCGACCGCCCCGACCTCGACTCCACGTCGCACCTGTCGGTGCCGCTCGCCTTCGGCCAGCTCCACCCGCGCACGATCCTCGCCGCCACGGGCGCCGTGAGGTCCGATGCGGCGCGCGTGTTCGAGTCCGAGGTCGCCTGGCGGGAGTTCCACGCGGACGTCCTCCACCATCATCCGTCGGCCCAGAGGGAGTCCCTCACCCCGGTGCTCCCGGACGATGCGTGGGTCACCGGACGTGATGCGAACGATGCCTTCCGCGCGTGGCGCCTGGGCGAGACGGGCTTCCCGCTCGTCGACGCCGGGATGCGCCAGCTCGCCGCGACGGGGACGATGCACAACCGGGTCCGCATGGTCGTCGCGAGCTTCCTGGTGAAGGACCTCCATGTGCCGTGGCAGCGGGGCGCCGACCACTTCAGGCGCGCTCTGCTCGACTACGACCACGCCCAGAACCAGCTCAACTGGCAGTGGGTCGCGGGCACCGGCAGGGACGCCTCCCCTTTCTTCCGGATCTTCAATCCCGAGACCCAGGCGGAGAAGTTCGACCCCGACCGGCGCTACCGGCGGAGGTGGATCCCCGAGCTCGACACGCCCGGGTATCCGATGCCGATGGTCGACCACAAGGCCGAGCGCGAGGTGTCGCTCGCGGCACTGAAGCAGCGCAAATCGGTCTAA
- a CDS encoding ROK family transcriptional regulator yields MTDAEIAPTLAAGVVPATPASLPGAVLVPGVGSGPEDTRRHNLSTILTAVHHRPGVTRAELTKLTGLNRSTVLKVVAELVEGGLVHEVSPSEHVGRGRPSAHVYPARDIAALAVYPDLDAVTVGVVGLGGSLLARLRRTTGGRSRPAEIVSLVAELASEALASLPEPVVVIGVGCAVPGLVRAADGVVVDAPHMDWHDIPFGALLSDALGLPVAVRNDARVATVAEAVFGAGRGIADLVYLNGSYSGIGGGAVLGGATLRGRDGYAGEYGHTRVDGGRERCHCGRTGCLETEVNLRRLLAALGKDDLDLRDLDDELAAARGRTEVEAEIDRQVGILAGAIGDLASVFNPSLVVLGGALGSLWTVAPDRLAEAVTADSFAPMVGGMRVVRAELGSRVHLVGAAEVFLLGYLRDPAQLAQRVAALRQSA; encoded by the coding sequence GTGACGGACGCGGAGATCGCACCCACCCTTGCCGCCGGAGTCGTGCCCGCGACGCCCGCCTCGCTGCCCGGCGCCGTCCTGGTGCCCGGCGTCGGATCCGGGCCCGAGGACACGCGCAGGCACAACCTGTCGACGATCCTCACCGCCGTCCATCACCGGCCTGGCGTCACGCGCGCCGAGCTGACGAAGCTCACCGGGCTGAATCGCTCGACCGTGCTCAAGGTCGTCGCGGAGCTCGTCGAGGGTGGCCTGGTCCACGAGGTGTCGCCGTCCGAGCACGTCGGCCGTGGGCGCCCGAGCGCTCATGTGTATCCCGCGCGGGACATCGCCGCGCTCGCGGTCTACCCCGACCTCGACGCCGTCACAGTGGGGGTGGTCGGGCTTGGCGGCTCGCTGCTCGCGCGCCTGCGACGCACCACGGGGGGCCGCTCACGGCCGGCGGAGATCGTGAGCCTCGTCGCCGAGCTCGCGTCCGAGGCGCTCGCGTCGCTGCCCGAGCCCGTGGTCGTGATCGGCGTGGGCTGCGCCGTGCCCGGCCTCGTGCGCGCGGCCGACGGGGTGGTCGTCGACGCGCCCCACATGGACTGGCACGACATCCCGTTCGGGGCGCTCCTGAGCGACGCGCTGGGCCTGCCAGTCGCGGTCCGCAACGACGCGCGCGTCGCGACCGTCGCCGAGGCCGTCTTCGGCGCGGGCCGCGGCATCGCCGACCTCGTCTACCTCAACGGCTCCTACTCGGGCATCGGTGGCGGCGCCGTCCTGGGCGGCGCGACCCTGCGCGGGCGCGACGGCTACGCGGGCGAGTACGGCCACACTCGCGTCGATGGGGGTCGGGAGCGCTGCCACTGCGGTCGCACCGGCTGCCTCGAGACCGAGGTGAACCTGCGCCGGCTCCTCGCCGCGCTCGGCAAGGACGACCTGGACCTGCGGGACCTGGACGACGAGCTCGCAGCGGCTCGCGGGCGTACCGAGGTCGAGGCCGAGATCGACCGCCAGGTCGGGATCCTCGCGGGCGCGATCGGTGACCTCGCGTCGGTGTTCAACCCCTCGCTCGTCGTCCTGGGCGGCGCGCTCGGGTCGCTGTGGACCGTCGCGCCCGACCGGCTCGCGGAGGCGGTCACGGCCGACTCGTTCGCGCCCATGGTGGGCGGGATGCGGGTCGTGCGCGCGGAGCTCGGCTCGCGCGTGCACCTGGTCGGCGCCGCCGAGGTCTTCCTGCTGGGCTACCTGCGGGATCCCGCGCAGCTCGCGCAGCGCGTCGCGGCTCTGCGACAGTCGGCCTGA